In Sphingomicrobium sediminis, the genomic window TTGGCGACCTCATCGCTTTCCTGCGCCGTCCGCGACCTTTCGAGGAAAAACGTACCCATTGGGGCGAAGTGGCGATCCTGTTCGCGATCGGCTTCACGCTCATCGTCACCGTGGCCACATTGGTTGGCAGGTTCGAGGCGTCCATGGGCGTCGAGCGCTACGACCTCATCGGCGAGGACGAGCCGTTGTGGCAGCAATATCTGATCGTCGGCCTGCTCTTCCCGCTCGGCGAGGAGTGGGTCTTTCGCTATTGGCTCGACCGGCGCCCGCGCGGTCTCATTCTGATCGTCGCCATCCTGGCCGGTCTGGCGGCGGCGATGATCGTTTCGGCATGTTCAGCGGCGGGCGCGGTCGTGGCGGGTCCGCTCACCTTCGTCCCGGTCTTCGCCGCCGTTCTGATAATCGGCTTGGCGAATGCGGATAAGCTGTCACCATTTATCTTCGGTCGGTTTTTCCCGATTCTATTCTGGCTGACGGCAATCGGATTCGCCGCACTCCACATGACCAATTTCTCGGCTGGCGGTGCTTTGACCGCCTTGTTCGTGGGGCCGCAGCTGATTGCGGGCATCCTTTTTGGCTATGTCAGGTTGCGATACGGCTTTGCCGAAGCGGTGGCGGTGCATGCCGCCAACAATTCGTTGGCAGTCAGCCTGATCGCGCTGGGGATCTAGGCCAGCTTCACCGCCGTGCCGCTGCAGGTGACCATCAGCATCGAGCCATTCTGGCCAATCACCTCATAGTCGAGGTCGATGCCGATGACCGCGTCGGCGCCCAGTTCGGCGGCTTCGCCTTGCAATTCGGCGAGCGCCTGGCGGCGCGCCTCATCGAGGCTTTTCTCATAGGCGCCCGAGCGGCCGCCGACGATATCGCGGACGGCCGCAAACAGGTCCTTGAAGATATCCGCGCCGATGATGACCTCCCCGTGCACGATCCCGAGATAGGCCGAAATAGTGCGGCCTTCGACATTGGGCGTGGTGGTCTGGATCATCGGCGTGGCTCCCCGTTCTTGGTTGGTCCTATTAGCTAAGACCCACGGCGGCGCGATAGGTTTCCAGCAGCGCGTCCTGTTCCTGCAATTCGTGGCGTTCCATTTTGCGAAGGGCGACGATCTTGCGCATGATCTTGGTGTCGTAACCATTGGCCTTGGCCTCGGCATAGACGTCCTTCACATCGTCGGCGATCGCCTTCTTTTCCTCTTCGAGGCGCTCGATGCGCTCGATGAGCAGTTTCAATTGGTCGGCTGCGATGGCGCCGTCGGCCATAAGACTTCTCCAGGTCACTGTTGGTGTGGGTGTTGAGTGAAAAACTCGCGTCGGCTCTCCTAGACCGGAAGGCAGGAGGGCTCAAGGCAGTTGCACTGTCATTTCAGGACGCTATGCCGTGCCCGATGAGCAAGAAGACGAAGATGAGCGACAAGCTGAAGCCCCGCGGCCGTAAGGTCAAAATCCTCGCAACGTTGGGGCCGGCTTCCGATACACCGGAAATGATCGAAGCGCTGATGCGCGCCGGTGCCGACGCCTTCCGAATCAATATGAGCCATGGCGAGCAGGCCGATAAGGCCAAGCTGGTCGAGCATATTCGCGGCCTTGAGGAAAAGCTCGGTCGCCCGACGACGATCCTGTTCGACCTCCAGGGGCCCAAGCTGAGGGTTGGCGCTTTCGAGGGCGGCAAGGCCGATCTTGAAAAAGGCGGCACGTTCATCCTCGACCGCGACAAGGCAAAGGGCGATGAGACCCGCGTCTGCCTGCCGCATCCCGAACTGTTCGAAGCGGTCGAGGTCGGCTCGCTGCTGCTCGTCGATGATGGCAAGATGCGCCTCAAGGTCACCGAGGTGTCGGACGACAAGATCGTCACCGAGGTCAGGGTTTCGGGCACCATTCGCGACCGCAAGGGCGTCAACGTGCCCGACGTGCTGATCCCGATCCCCGCGCTCACCAAGAAAGATCGCAGCGATCTCCAGTTCGCTCTCAGCCAGGGCGCCGACTGGATCGCACTGTCGTTCGTGCAGCGTCCCGAGGATGTCAGGGAAGCGCGCGAACTGGTCGGCAAGCAGGCCGCGATCCTCGCCAAGATCGAAAAGCCGCAGGCGGTCGATGGCCTCGATGAAATCCTAAAAGAGGCTGACGCGGTCATGGTCGCGCGCGGCGACTTGGGCGTCGAACTGCCGCCCGAAATGGTCCCGCCGGTACAGAACAAGATCGTCGCCACCGCGCGCCTCCACGGCAAGCCGGTGGTCGTCGCGACGCAGATGCTGGAAAGCATGATCACCTCGCCGACGCCGACGCGCGCCGAAGTGAACGATGTCGCCGATGCCATCTATGACGGCGCCGATGCCGTGATGCTGTCGGCCGAAAGCGCGGCGGGCGATTATCCGATCGAAGCGGTCAAGATGATGCACCGCATCGGCAAGGCGGTCGAAGGCGACGAACGCTATTTCGACCGAGTCCACTTCACCGAAACCCCGCCCGATCCGACGACCGCCGATGCGCTGGCCGAAAGCGCCCGCGGGATCGCGCGGACCGTCGATGCCAAGGCGATGGTCTGCTATACCTCGTCGGGCTCGACCGCGCGCCGCATCGCGCGCGAACGGCCGAGCGTGCCGACCCTCGTCATGACCGCTTCGCAGCAGGTCGCGCGCCGCCTCGGCATCCTGTGGGGCGTCTATGCCGTGCGCACCCGCGACGTCGACAGTTTCGAGGAAATGGTCGGCAAGGCCAAGCGCATGGCGCTGCGTCACTCCATCGCCAAGGGCGGCGAGCGGATCGTGCTGATGGCCGGCGTGCCGTTCGGCGTGTCGGGATCGACCAACGTGATCCACGTCGTGAAGCTGCAGGGCAACGAGCTGGAAACCCACCAGCGGCATTTCGAGCTTTAGGGTTCCCCCAATTGACGGCACCGCGCCCGCTGTGCCACCGCCTGCCTCGTCATTTTGAGAGGGTTTGGACTTCATGGGCACGACGATCGAGGAGCTGGAAGCACGGCGCGAGGCCGCGCGGATGGGCGGCGGGCAGAAGCGTATCGATGCGCAGCATGCCAAGGGACGCCTGACCGCCCGCGAACGCCTCAATGTCCTGCTCGACGAAGGCAGCTTCGAAGAGATCGACATGTTCGTCGAGCATAACGCCACCGACTTCGGCATGGACAAGGTCCACTATCCGGGCGACGGCGTGGTCACTGGTTCGGGCACGATCAACGGTCGGCTCACCTATGTCTTCGCGCAGGATTTCACCGTGCTCGGCGGCTCGCTGTCGGAACGGCATGCGGAGAAGATCTGCAAGATCATGGACGCTGCGATGAAGGTCGGCGCGCCGGTCATCGGCCTCAACGATTCGGGCGGCGCGCGCATCCAGGAAGGCGTCGCCTCGCTGGGCGGCTATGCCGAAGTGTTCCAGCGCAACGTGCTGGCCTCCGGCGTCGTCCCGCAGCTTTCGGTCATCATGGGCCCGTGCGCGGGCGGGGCGGTCTATTCGCCAGCCATGACCGACTTCATCTTCATGGTCGAGGATACGAGCTACATGTTCGTCACCGGCCCCGAAGTCGTGAAGACGGTGACCAATGAGGAAGTCACGCAGGAGGAACTGGGCGGGGCGATCACGCACACGCAGAAATCGGGCGTCGCCGACGTATCGTTCGACAATGATATCGATGCGCTGCTCGCGACGCGCGAATTCTTCAGCTACCTGCCCGCCTCCAACCGCGACGCGGTCCCGGAAATCCCGACCGACGATCCGTGGGACCGCGAAGAGCCTTTGCTCGACCAGATCATCCCCGACAGCGCCAACCAGCCCTATGACATGCACGAGGTGATCAAGAAGGTCGCCGACGAGGGCCGCTTCTTCGAAATCCAGCCCAAACATGCCGCGAACATCATCGTCGGCTTCTGCCGGATCGAGGGGCGCACGGTGGGCGTGGTCGCCAACCAGCCGATGGTGCTGGCGGGCGTGCTCGACATCAATTCATCGAAGAAGGCGGCGCGCTTCGTGCGCTTCTGCGATGCCTTCGAAATCCCGATCCTGACCTTCGTCGACGTGCCGGGCTTCCTGCCGGGCGTCGGGCAGGAGCATAACGGCATCATCAAGCATGGCGCGAAACTGCTCTTCGCCTATGCCGAGGCGACCGTCCCCAAGATCACCGTCATCACGCGCAAGGCGTATGGCGGCGCCTATGACGTGATGGCCTCCAAGCATCTGCGCGGCGACGTCAATTATGCCTGG contains:
- a CDS encoding acyl-CoA carboxylase subunit beta, with amino-acid sequence MGTTIEELEARREAARMGGGQKRIDAQHAKGRLTARERLNVLLDEGSFEEIDMFVEHNATDFGMDKVHYPGDGVVTGSGTINGRLTYVFAQDFTVLGGSLSERHAEKICKIMDAAMKVGAPVIGLNDSGGARIQEGVASLGGYAEVFQRNVLASGVVPQLSVIMGPCAGGAVYSPAMTDFIFMVEDTSYMFVTGPEVVKTVTNEEVTQEELGGAITHTQKSGVADVSFDNDIDALLATREFFSYLPASNRDAVPEIPTDDPWDREEPLLDQIIPDSANQPYDMHEVIKKVADEGRFFEIQPKHAANIIVGFCRIEGRTVGVVANQPMVLAGVLDINSSKKAARFVRFCDAFEIPILTFVDVPGFLPGVGQEHNGIIKHGAKLLFAYAEATVPKITVITRKAYGGAYDVMASKHLRGDVNYAWPSAEIAVMGAKGAVEIIFRKDRDDPDKIAEKTAEYEERFANPFVAASKGFIDDVIMPHSTRKRVATSLRKLRDKALENPWKKHDNIPL
- a CDS encoding heavy metal-binding domain-containing protein, which encodes MIQTTTPNVEGRTISAYLGIVHGEVIIGADIFKDLFAAVRDIVGGRSGAYEKSLDEARRQALAELQGEAAELGADAVIGIDLDYEVIGQNGSMLMVTCSGTAVKLA
- a CDS encoding DUF2312 domain-containing protein, producing the protein MADGAIAADQLKLLIERIERLEEEKKAIADDVKDVYAEAKANGYDTKIMRKIVALRKMERHELQEQDALLETYRAAVGLS
- the pyk gene encoding pyruvate kinase, with protein sequence MSDKLKPRGRKVKILATLGPASDTPEMIEALMRAGADAFRINMSHGEQADKAKLVEHIRGLEEKLGRPTTILFDLQGPKLRVGAFEGGKADLEKGGTFILDRDKAKGDETRVCLPHPELFEAVEVGSLLLVDDGKMRLKVTEVSDDKIVTEVRVSGTIRDRKGVNVPDVLIPIPALTKKDRSDLQFALSQGADWIALSFVQRPEDVREARELVGKQAAILAKIEKPQAVDGLDEILKEADAVMVARGDLGVELPPEMVPPVQNKIVATARLHGKPVVVATQMLESMITSPTPTRAEVNDVADAIYDGADAVMLSAESAAGDYPIEAVKMMHRIGKAVEGDERYFDRVHFTETPPDPTTADALAESARGIARTVDAKAMVCYTSSGSTARRIARERPSVPTLVMTASQQVARRLGILWGVYAVRTRDVDSFEEMVGKAKRMALRHSIAKGGERIVLMAGVPFGVSGSTNVIHVVKLQGNELETHQRHFEL
- a CDS encoding CPBP family glutamic-type intramembrane protease, producing MTLVDRAVGDLIAFLRRPRPFEEKRTHWGEVAILFAIGFTLIVTVATLVGRFEASMGVERYDLIGEDEPLWQQYLIVGLLFPLGEEWVFRYWLDRRPRGLILIVAILAGLAAAMIVSACSAAGAVVAGPLTFVPVFAAVLIIGLANADKLSPFIFGRFFPILFWLTAIGFAALHMTNFSAGGALTALFVGPQLIAGILFGYVRLRYGFAEAVAVHAANNSLAVSLIALGI